The segment CAGAAACTGTGGCCTTGAAATCTGAACATTGGGGGTTCAGGTCCTGCTCCAGAAACTTCACCACACCAGACCGacaagtgcggcactgagggagtgctgcactgacagagggtcagtactgagggagcgctgcactgtcagaggatcaatactgagggagcgctgcactgtcagagggtcagtactgagggagcgctgccctatcagagggtcagtactgagggagtgccgcactgtcagagagtcagtactgagggagcgctgcactgtcagagggtcagtactgagggagtgctgcactgtcagagggtcagtactgagggagtgctgccctatcagaggatcaatactgagggagcgctgcactgtcagagggtcagtactgagggagtgccgcactgtcagagagtcagtactgagggagcgctgccctatcagaggatcaatactgagggagcgctgcactgtcagagggtcagtactgagggagtgccgcactgtcagagagtcagtactgagggagtgctgccctatcagagggtcagtactgagggagcgctgcactgtcagagtgtcagtactgagggagtgctgcactagcaagggggtcagcactgagggagtgttgcactgtcagagtgtcagtactgagggagtgctgcactagcaagggggtcagtactgagagagtgccgcactgtcagagtgtcagtactgagggagtgctgcactagcaagggggtcagtactgagagagtgccgcactgtcagagtgtcagtactgagggagtgctgcactagcaagggggtcagtactgagagagtgccgcactgtcagagggtcagtactgagggagtgttgcactagcaagggggtcagtactgagggagtgctgccctatcagaggatcaatactgagggagcgctgcactgtcagagggtcagtactgagggagtgccgcactgtcagagagtcagtactgagggagcgctgccctatcagaggatcaatactgagggagcgctgcactgtcagagggtcagtactgagggagtgccgcactgtcagagagtcagtactgagggagtgctgccctatcagagggtcagtactgagggagcgctgcactgtcagagtgtcagtactgagggagtgctgcactagcaagggggtcagcactgagggagtgttgcactgtcagagtgtcagtactgagggagtgctgcactagcaagggggtcagtactgagagagtgccgcactgtcagagtgtcagtactgagggagtgctgcactagcaagggggtcagtactgagagagtgccgcactgtcagagggtcagtactgagggagtgttgcactagcaagggggtcagtactgagagagtgccgcactgtcagagagtcagtactgagggagcgctgccctgtcagagggtcagtactgagggagcgctgccctgtcagagggtcagtactgagggagtgctgccctatcagagggtcagtactgagggagcgctgcactgtcagggggtcagtactgagggagtgctgccctatcagagggtcagtactgagggagtgctgcactgtcagagggtcagtactgagggagggctgccctgtcagagggccagtactgagggagtgctgcactgtcagagggtcagtactccgggaatgctgcactgtcagagggtcagtactgagggagggctgcactgtcagagggtcagtactgagggagtgctgcactgtcagagggtcagtactccgggaatgccgcactgtcagagggtcagtactgagggagcgctgcactgtcagagggtcagtactgagggagtgccgcactgtcagagggtcagtactgagggagggctgccctgtcagagggtcagtactgagggagtgctggacagaaTGGCGGGTGCGTCTGGACAGAATGTTTGACCTGTGCGGTGTTTTCTCTGCTCCAGGAGGTGCTCCCTGACTGGCAGGAAGCTGCCAGTAACCTGCTCGTGGCTTTGGGATGCAGGTTCATCAACGAGGTGATGGAGGAGATTCTGCAGAAGTTCCAGCCGGGGATTCTACCGCATTTCTTTGTGGTTCGCACACTGGCCAACCTCTCCACAGCAAACGGTGAGGCTGACGGTGCTATTCGGTTTCCTAGCTGATCTCTCTCTCTAGTTTTGTGGCCATTTTGCAGGGCCtatgagatcatggttgacctgCGGCCTAAATCCAAACaggttcaccaccacctcctccgtgtGGGACCCTTCGCCAACCTCTGTTTGCCTGCCACTAGAGAACTTTTCTCTTCCTTTACTCTGTCAAAACCCTTCTTGATTTTGAAAAACTCTGTTAAATCCCTCCTCGCTTTAACCTTCTCTGCTTGAAGGAGAACAAGTCCAGCTTCCTCCGTCACCACATTAACTGAACGCCCTCGCCCTCAAAAAAGCCTGAATTGTAGGCCCGGAATTGGACTTacgactccagctgaggcctaaccagtaaTCTATCAAGATTCAGCACAGCTCACTTTTATACCCTCCCCCTCTATTTGTTTTGTTAATTGAGTTTTAtgcgatgtgggcttcgctggctaggccggcatttttttacccatccctaattaccgtgtgtacaatctacaagatgcactgcagtaactgaccaaggttccttcgacagcacctcccaaacttataacctctaccatctagaagggcaagagcagcggatacctgggaaccccaccacctggaggttcccctgcaagtcgctcacctccctgacttggaaatatatcgccgttccttcactgtcgctgggtcaaaatcctggaacttcctccctaacagcacggtgggtgtaccgacacctcgtggactgcagcggttcaagaaggcagctcaccaccacctcaccgagggcaattagggatgggtaacaaatgctggcctaaccaacgacgcccACACCCCATAACGAATTAAAACAAAAGCCAAGTTCTCTCCCATCACCACATTTAAAATTGGGCGAGTTAGTTTGGTTTATTTTGAGACTTTGTTGTAATTTTCTGCTGCTGCCTGTGCACCATCGCTGCTGTACTGACTGCTGAGTTTGTTCCTCAGTGTACGGCATGGTACCCTTCCTGACCGCCATCTTGGGGACAATGCTGCCGATGCTGGGAATGGCAAAGCAGGACGCCATGAAATCTGTCTTCACCATTGGTAAGAGATTTATCGAATatgatgggagcagtgtagagggagacctACTCTGTATCtgacaacagcacggtagcacactggttagcgctgttacttcacagcgccagggtcccgggttcgattcccggcttgggtcactgtctgtgcggagtctgcacgttctccccgtgtctgcgtgggtttcctccgggtgctccggtttcctcccacagtccaaagacgtgcaggttaggtggattggacattctgaattctccctctgtgtacccgaacaggcaccggaatgtggcgactaggggattttcacagtaacttcattgcagtgttaatgtaaacctacttgcgacactaataaagattattactattactctgtatctaaccccgtgctgtacctgtcctgggagagtttgatggggacagtgtagagggagctttgctctgtatctaaccccgtgctgttcctgtcctgggagagtttgatggggacagtgtagagggagctttactctgtatctaaccctgtgctgtacctgtcctggtagtgttcaatggggacaatgtagagggagctttactatctaacaccgtgctgtacctctcctgggagtgtttgatggggacagtgtagagggagctttactctgtatctaaccccgtgctgtacctgtcctgggagtgtttgaaggggacagtgtagagggagctttactctgtatctaaccccgtgctgtacctgtcctgggagtgtttgacggggacagtgtagagggagctttactctgtatctaaccccgtgctgtacctgtcctgggagtgtttgacggggacagtgtagagggagctttactctgtatctaaccccgtgctgtacctgtcctgggagtgtttgatggggacagtgtagagggagctttactctgtatctaaccccgtgctgtacctgtcctgggagtgtttgatggagacagtgtagagggagctttactctatatctaaccccgtgctgtacctgtcctgggagtgtatgatggggacagtgtagagggagctttactctgtatctaaccccgtgctgtatctgtcctgggagtgtttgatggggacagtgtagtgggagctttactctatatctaaccccgtgctgtacctgtcctgggagtgtttgatggggacagtatagagggagctttactctatatctaaccccgtgctgtacctgtcctgggagtgtttgatggggacagggtagagggagctttactctgtatctaaccccgtgctgtacctgtcgtgggagtgtttgatggggacagtgtagagggagctttactctgtatctaaccccgtgctgtacctgtccagggagtgttttatggggacagtggagagggagctttactctgtatctaaccccgtgctgtacctgtcctgggagtgtttgatggggactgtgtagagggagctttactctgtatctaaccccgtgctgtacctgtcctgggagtgtttgatggggacagtgtagagggagctttactctgtatctaaccctgtgctgtacctgtcctgggagtgtttgatggggacagtgtagagggagctttactctgtatctaaccccgtgctgtacctgtcctgggagtgtttgatggggacagtgtagagggagctttactctgtatctgaccccgtgctgtacctgtcctgggtgtgtttgatggggacagtgtagagggagctttactctgtatctaaccccgtgctgtacctgtcctgggagtgtttgatggggacagtgtagagggagctttactctgtatctgaccccgtgctgtacctgtcctgggagtgtttgatggggacagtgtagagtgagctttactctgtatctaaccccgtgctgtacctgtcctgggagtgtttgatggggacagtgtagagggagctttactctgtatctaaccccgtgctgtacctgtcctgggagtgtttgatggggacagtgtagagggagctttactctgtatctaaccccgtgctgtacctgtcctgagagtgtttgatggggacagtgtagagggaggtttactctgtatctgaccccgtgctgtacctgtcctgggagtgtttgatggagacagtgtagagggagctttactctatatctaacccccgtgctgtacctgtcctgggagtgtatgatggggacagtgtagagggagctttactctgtatctaaccccgtgctgtatctgtcctgggagtgtttgatggggacagtgtagagggagctttactctatatctaaccccgtgctgtacctgtcctgggagtgtttgatggggacagtatagagggagctttactctgtatctaaccccgtgctgtacctgtcctgggagtgtttgatggggacagggtagagggagctttactctgtatctaaccccgtgctgtacctgtcgtgggagtgtttgatggggacagtgtagagggagctttactctgtatctaaccccgtgctgtacctgtccagggagtgttttatggggacattggagagggagctttactctgtatctaaccccgtgctgtacctgtcctgggagtgtttgatggggactgtgtagagggagctttactctgtatctaaccccgtgctgtacctgtcctgggagtgtttgatggggacagtgtagagggagctttactctgtatctaacccctgtgctgtacctgtcctgggagtgtttgatggggacagtgtagagggagctttactctgtatctaaccccgtgctgtacctgtcctgggagtgtttgatggggacagtgtagagggagctttactctgtatctgaccccgtgctgtacctgtcctgggtgtgtttgatggggacagtgtagagggagctttactctgtatctaaccccgtgctgtacctgtcctgggagtgtttgatggggacagtgtagagggagctttactctgtatctgaccctgtgctgtacctgtcctgggagtgtttgatggggacagtgtagagtgagctttactctgtatctaaccccgtgctgtacctgtcctgggagtgtttgatggggacagtgtagagggagctttactctgtatctaaccccgtgctgtacctgtcctgagagtgtttgatggggacagtgtagagggaggtttactctgtatctgaccccgtgctgtacctgtcctgggagtgtttgatggggacagcgtggagcGACATTGTGTGTGAGCAGGACCGAGCTCAGAGTAAGGTTGAATCGTTGACCCTCTTGTGCGATATTAACTAGCTGGAAGTCGCTGCCGATGCAGTCAGTTGATGGAAGCAGAGATGATGAAAGATTTCTAAAGGGAATTTGATGGACAGCTAAGCAAAGTAAATACACAgggccgcctgggggggggggggggcggcgcaaaggggggggggcaaagggtgggggggggatggcgaGGCGAAGGGGGTTGGGGGACTGAATGGATTACTCCGCTGAGGGGGAACATGGGATGGTCGGATTGTCTCCTGTGCTGTAATAACTCCATGAGCCTCCTGCATTTTTATTCGGTGTTATTCATGCTaatctgtcccctttcctttgtcgTTCTTGCGGCTGTAGCTCTGGGACATTTCAGCGAGAGTATCCTCGAGTACCTGGCCAACCTGGATAAAGCCCCGGACCCCACCGTCAGGAAAGACGCCTTCTCCAGTGAGATCTACGCCTCGTACGAGATTCTCTTCAACGTGTGGCTGCAGCACAAAGAgaccaaggtggggggggggggtttcaatgaTTTTTGGACTTACTGCTGAacccccaaataccccccccccccccctcagctattTAATTCTGGTTACGGGAACTTCAATTTGAATTTTTCCTATTCCTGCTTCCCAATTCAACCAATGGCTGTCTATTTACTC is part of the Scyliorhinus torazame isolate Kashiwa2021f unplaced genomic scaffold, sScyTor2.1 scaffold_1808, whole genome shotgun sequence genome and harbors:
- the LOC140407685 gene encoding maestro heat-like repeat-containing protein family member 1: MGTNYTEAFSVALIDAAFDKDECVRQEVSQALRELGYRHPRLVLLACHSYLSKHSKLVHVHRIIILHSMEAIVKETISQLDQSLARMVISLASEEMTRSKEVLPDWQEAASNLLVALGCRFINEVMEEILQKFQPGILPHFFVVRTLANLSTANVYGMVPFLTAILGTMLPMLGMAKQDAMKSVFTIALGHFSESILEYLANLDKAPDPTVRKDAFSSEIYASYEILFNVWLQHKETK